From a single Salmo salar chromosome ssa22, Ssal_v3.1, whole genome shotgun sequence genomic region:
- the LOC123729718 gene encoding protein-glutamine gamma-glutamyltransferase E, which translates to MKIVELTKPVSGKDIDLKLILNSNDSETRTLVINVNVQAMRYTGIPSSQIQTELKELKLLPNQDLTIPIHIPFSVYGEKMRESNSIKVSAVVTDKDKSEAVYITEKDLVPESPSLTIKAIGSELQYSEMTAEVVFENPLSEGLRNCFITVTGSGLLTETMEARMPLLKQGQRLRVTMPFTPYRPGPKKLVAGFNCDQFRDIKASCNVYIKPVTGVVPPLRRY; encoded by the exons ATGAAGATCGTGGAGCTGACCAAGCCGGTCAGCGGCAAAGACATCGACCTCAAGCTTATACTGAACAGCAACGACAGTGAAACTCGGACACTAGTGATCAATGTCAACGTTCAGGCCATGAGATACACCGGGATCCCATCCTCCCAGATACAGACCGAATTGAAAGAACTGAAACTCCTTCCCAACCAAG atctgactatacccatccaCATCCCCTTCTCTGTGTACGGTGAGAAAATGCGGGAGAGCAACAGCATCAAGGTTTCGGCTGTGGTCACAGACAAGGACAAGAGTGAGGCAGTGTACATCACAGAGAAAGACCTTGTGCCAGAGAGCCCTTCGCTCACCATCAAA GCCATTGGATCTGAATTGCAGTATAGTGAAATGACGGCAGAGGTTGTGTTTGAGAACCCTCTATCCGAAGGTCTGAGAAACTGCTTCATAACAGTGACCGGCAGTGGCTTGCTGACTGAAACAATGGAAGCCAG AATGCCTTTGCTAAAACAAGGGCAACGACTACGTGTGACGATGCCCTTTACACCATACAGACCCGGTCCTAAGAAGCTAGTGGCCGGCTTCAACTGTGATCAATTCAGGGACATTAAGGCAAGCTGCAATGTGTACATCAAACCCGTCACCGGTGTTGTCCCCCCACTGCGTAGATACTAA
- the LOC106583715 gene encoding protein-glutamine gamma-glutamyltransferase 2-like, with protein sequence MGRWDGRYDGGMSPTYWNGSVEVLRRWLKNGSNPVKYGQCWVFAAVMCTVLRCLGIPCRVVSNFQSAHDTDKNLTIDDFFSDYGVRPKQSPDSVWNYHVWVEAWMRRPDLSAGSLYDGWQVVDPTPQLKSNDVYCCGPAPVKAILQGHVDLKYDVPFVFAEVNADRVTWMVFADGSKKKISTDSVSVGQNISTKAVGSDKSVDITPTINMQRVGIE encoded by the exons ATGGGGCGGTGGGATGGTCGATACGATGGTGGCATGTCCCCCACTTACTGGAACGGTAGTGTGGAGGTACTAAGGAGGTGGCTCAAAAATGGCAGCAATCCAGTCAAGTATGGCCAGTGTTGGGTGTTCGCCGCTGTAATGTGCACAG TACTGAGGTGTTTGGGAATCCCATGTCGAGTGGTTTCCAACTTTCAGTCAGCCCACGACACCGACAAAAACCTGACAATTGACGACTTCTTCTCCGACTATGGAGTCAGACCCAAACAGAGCCCCGACAGTGTATG GAACTACCATGTGTGGGTGGAGGCCTGGATGAGACGGCCCGATCTCTCAGCAGGCTCCTTATACGATGGCTGGCAGGTTGTGGACCCCACCCCCCAGTTGAAAAGCAATG ATGTTTACTGCTGCGGCCCTGCTCCAGTCAAGGCAATACTGCAGGGTCACGTTGACCTCAAATACGATGTGCCCTTTGTCTTCGCCGAAGTCAACGCCGACCGTGTAACCTGGATGGTGTTCGCTGACGGCTCCAAGAAAAAGATCTCCACGGACAGTGTGTCCGTAGGCCAGAACATCAGCACCAAGGCAGTGGGCAGTGACAAGAGTGTGGACATCACGCCAACTATAAATATGCAGAGGGTTGGTATTGAATGA